Below is a genomic region from Isosphaeraceae bacterium EP7.
CCGACGCCCAGCTATGCAGCGCACCCTGATCATCCTCAAGCCCGACAGTGTCCAGCGCCGGCTCGTCGGCCCGATTCTCTCCCGGTTCGAAGCCAAGGGGCTCCGCATCGCCGCCCTGAAGCTCATCCAGGTTGACCGCCCCCTGGGCGAGAAGCACTATGCCGAGCACGCCGGCAAGCCCTTCTTCGATGGGCTGATCGACTTCATCACCGACGGGCCCGTCGTCGTCGGCGTCCTGGTCGGCAACGAGGCCATCGCCGTCGTCCGCGCGATGCTGGGCGCCACCAATGGCACCGCCGCCGCCCCGGGCACCATCCGCGGCGACTTTTCCATCAGCAAGCAGAACAACCTCGTCCACGGCAGCGACAGCGTCGAGAGCTCCGTGCGCGAGATCGCCCTCTGGTTCAAGGCCGAGGAACTCGTCGATTACGAGATCGCCGGCAGCCAGTGGGTCTTCGACGGGGCCTGACCCGATGCCCCCGAATCCGCGCAAGATCATCTTCCCGAACCCCTTCTACGTGGTGCTGCTGATCGCCAGCACGCTCTTCACGCTGACGGTGTTCGCGTACCTGATCGGCCCGTCCGTCGCCCGCCAGGCCCTTGAAAAAGGGCCCGGCGGAGGTGGCCCCGGTCCCACCTCCAAGGCCGTCACCGCCTGGCTCGACCGCAACGGCCCTTATCTTCTGGCCGCCGAATTCGCCCTCATGCTCGTCTCGGCCCTCCTCGCAATGGGCTTCGACCACCGCTTTCCAGAAAAGCCGGGCGGCAAGGCTGCCGATCAAGGCAGCTAGAGTGTTTCTCGCGCAGGTGGCGATCACGATTGGGGGCATCCCCCGGGCTGGTCGCGAGCAAGGAGGCGACCTCCTGCGAGATCGGGCAGCGGCGCCATCTCAAGCGAGTCTCACGTCACAGCCGCATGATCCTCGGCTGCCACTCCCCGGTTCGGGGCTCGACTCG
It encodes:
- the ndk gene encoding nucleoside-diphosphate kinase, with the protein product MQRTLIILKPDSVQRRLVGPILSRFEAKGLRIAALKLIQVDRPLGEKHYAEHAGKPFFDGLIDFITDGPVVVGVLVGNEAIAVVRAMLGATNGTAAAPGTIRGDFSISKQNNLVHGSDSVESSVREIALWFKAEELVDYEIAGSQWVFDGA